Proteins co-encoded in one Pyxidicoccus xibeiensis genomic window:
- a CDS encoding NAD-dependent epimerase/dehydratase family protein yields the protein MKLSRRGVIQGAAAVGSLWAMGCASTSKTGDGGNGATAPGQGAQAAKASAPKSILILGGTKFLGPALVEFARSRGHTVTLFNRGKTNPGLFPDVEKLSGDRDPNKGEGLKALQGRKWDAVVDTSGYVPRVVEASAALLAPNVGHYSFVSSISVYSNFADYGITEASPVATLEDPASEDVPKYYGALKAACERAAEAAMPGRVLNVRPGLIVGPDDPTDRFTYWPARVARGGEVLAPGDGQDPTQFIDARDLAAFIILNVERNTAGVFNATGPSQPVLMKHLLDTCKTATGSDARFTWVDTAFLDKQKVAPWQDMPVWIPRTGEEKGLGRVSIEKAVAAGLTFRPTADTIRDTMDWFKTLPPERQAKLGAGVTPEREKEVLAAWHQEKGSAKAG from the coding sequence TGTCCCGCAGAGGTGTGATTCAGGGAGCGGCCGCGGTTGGCTCGCTCTGGGCCATGGGCTGTGCCTCGACGAGCAAGACGGGGGATGGCGGCAACGGCGCCACGGCCCCGGGGCAGGGGGCGCAGGCGGCGAAGGCGAGCGCGCCGAAGAGCATCCTCATCCTGGGCGGCACGAAGTTCCTGGGCCCGGCGCTGGTGGAGTTCGCGCGGTCGCGCGGCCACACCGTGACGCTGTTCAACCGCGGCAAGACGAACCCGGGCCTCTTCCCCGACGTGGAGAAGCTGTCGGGCGACAGAGACCCGAACAAGGGCGAGGGCCTGAAGGCGCTGCAGGGCCGCAAGTGGGACGCGGTGGTGGACACCTCCGGCTATGTGCCTCGCGTGGTGGAGGCCTCCGCGGCGCTGCTGGCGCCCAACGTGGGGCACTACAGCTTCGTGTCGTCCATCTCCGTCTACAGCAACTTCGCCGACTACGGCATCACCGAGGCCTCGCCGGTGGCCACGCTGGAGGACCCGGCGTCGGAGGACGTGCCGAAGTACTACGGCGCGCTGAAGGCGGCGTGCGAGCGGGCGGCGGAGGCGGCCATGCCGGGCCGCGTGCTCAACGTGCGCCCCGGCCTCATCGTGGGCCCGGACGACCCGACGGACCGCTTCACCTACTGGCCGGCGCGCGTGGCGCGCGGGGGCGAGGTACTGGCGCCCGGGGACGGGCAGGACCCCACGCAGTTCATCGACGCGCGGGACCTGGCCGCGTTCATCATCCTCAACGTCGAGCGCAACACGGCGGGCGTGTTCAACGCCACGGGCCCCTCGCAGCCGGTGCTGATGAAGCACCTGCTGGACACGTGCAAGACGGCCACGGGCAGCGACGCGCGCTTCACGTGGGTGGACACGGCCTTCCTGGACAAGCAGAAGGTGGCGCCGTGGCAGGACATGCCCGTGTGGATTCCGCGCACGGGTGAGGAGAAGGGGCTGGGGCGGGTGAGCATCGAGAAGGCGGTGGCCGCGGGCCTCACCTTCCGGCCGACGGCGGACACCATCCGCGACACGATGGACTGGTTCAAGACGCTGCCGCCCGAGCGCCAGGCGAAGCTGGGCGCCGGCGTCACGCCCGAGCGCGAGAAGGAAGTGCTCGCGGCCTGGCACCAGGAGAAGGGCAGCGCGAAGGCGGGCTGA